The proteins below are encoded in one region of Brassica oleracea var. oleracea cultivar TO1000 unplaced genomic scaffold, BOL UnpScaffold00626, whole genome shotgun sequence:
- the LOC106319810 gene encoding uncharacterized mitochondrial protein AtMg00810-like, whose amino-acid sequence MRYFLGIEVVQKDDGIFICQRKYAAEVIERFGKMNFNPICNPIVPGQKIGRDEAGDKVDSTLYKQMLHLPVAKRIMRYLKGTMEYGIWYKKEGEAGLVGFTDSDYAGDVDDSKSTSGYVFLMSGGAVVWSPRKQPIVTL is encoded by the exons ATGAGGTATTTCCTCGGCATAGAGGTGGTTCAAAAGGACGATGGTATCTTCATTTGTCAGAGGAAATATGCAGCTGAAGTGATCGAGAGGTTTGGAAAGATGAATTTCAATCCAATATGCAATCCAATAGTTCCTGGACAGAAGATCGGTCGTGATGAAGCAGGCGACAAGGTTGATTCAACCTTGTACAAACAGATG CTACACCTTCCAGTGGCGAAGAGAATCATGCGCTATCTTAAGGGAACGATGGAGTACGGAATCTGGTACAAAAAGGAGGGAGAAGCAGGACTGGTTGGATTCACCGATAGTGACTATGCCGGAGATGTTGATGACAGCAAAAGCACTTCGGGTTATGTCTTCTTAATGAGCGGAGGTGCTGTTGTGTGGTCACCACGAAAGCAACCTATAGTAACGCTTTAA